The Amycolatopsis mongoliensis genome includes a window with the following:
- the serB gene encoding phosphoserine phosphatase SerB, producing MTQTPVLITTTGPDKPGVSSVLFAVLTRHDVDVLDVEQVVIRGQLVLGVLAGVYRDPEGLQESVEQAMASVGMQVDVKIGSAIGDDPFALGRSDSSHVLVVLGRPVTARGFSEVARRLASLGANIDAIRSVADYPVTGLELYVSVDRDTPEADTALRSELADAAVEAGVDIAVERAGITRRAKRLVVFDVDSTLIQGEVIEMLGAHAGVEPEIREITEAAMRGELNFTESLERRVALLEGLPASAIDEVAASIELTPGARTTIRTLKRMGFKTGVVSGGFTQVIGGLVEELGLDFAAANELEIVDGKLTGRVVGDVVDRAGKAKVLRRFAGEYDIPLEQCVAVGDGANDIDMLSAAGMGVAFNAKPALREVADTALSHPYLDAVLFVLGLTRGEVEAADAADGLELMRP from the coding sequence GTGACCCAGACCCCCGTCCTGATCACGACCACCGGCCCCGACAAGCCGGGTGTCTCGTCCGTGCTGTTCGCCGTGCTGACCCGCCACGACGTCGACGTGCTCGACGTCGAGCAGGTCGTCATCCGCGGGCAGCTCGTGCTCGGCGTGCTCGCCGGCGTGTACCGCGACCCGGAGGGCCTGCAGGAGTCCGTCGAGCAGGCGATGGCGTCCGTCGGCATGCAGGTCGACGTGAAAATCGGCTCGGCGATCGGCGACGACCCGTTCGCGCTCGGCCGCAGCGACTCCTCCCACGTGCTGGTGGTGCTGGGCCGTCCGGTGACCGCGCGCGGCTTCTCGGAGGTCGCGCGGCGGCTGGCGTCGCTGGGCGCCAACATCGACGCGATCCGCAGCGTCGCCGACTACCCGGTGACCGGGCTGGAGCTGTACGTCTCGGTCGACCGGGACACCCCGGAGGCCGACACGGCGTTGCGCTCGGAGCTCGCCGACGCCGCCGTCGAGGCGGGCGTCGACATCGCCGTCGAGCGGGCGGGCATCACCCGGCGGGCGAAGCGGCTGGTCGTCTTCGACGTCGACTCGACGCTCATCCAGGGTGAGGTCATCGAGATGCTCGGCGCGCACGCCGGGGTCGAGCCGGAGATCCGCGAGATCACCGAGGCCGCCATGCGCGGCGAACTCAACTTCACGGAATCGCTGGAACGCCGGGTCGCACTGCTGGAGGGCCTGCCCGCTTCGGCGATCGACGAGGTCGCCGCGTCGATCGAGCTGACCCCCGGCGCCCGCACCACGATCCGCACGCTCAAGCGGATGGGGTTCAAGACCGGCGTGGTGTCCGGCGGGTTCACCCAGGTCATCGGCGGCCTGGTGGAGGAGCTCGGACTCGACTTCGCGGCGGCGAACGAGCTCGAGATCGTCGACGGCAAGCTCACCGGGCGCGTGGTCGGCGACGTCGTCGACCGCGCCGGCAAGGCGAAGGTGCTTCGCCGCTTCGCCGGTGAGTACGACATCCCACTGGAGCAGTGCGTCGCGGTCGGGGACGGCGCCAACGACATCGACATGCTGTCGGCGGCGGGCATGGGTGTCGCGTTCAACGCCAAGCCCGCGCTGCGCGAGGTGGCCGACACCGCGCTCTCGCACCCGTACCTCGACGCCGTGCTGTTCGTGCTCGGGCTCACCCGCGGTGAGGTCGAGGCGGCCGACGCCGCCGACGGACTCGAGCTGATGCGTCCGTGA
- a CDS encoding peptidyl-tRNA hydrolase, with amino-acid sequence MSSVLDPLGARYAYWLGLPAEDTSDTSDELPEEVRAMPVILRIERAEPPGRTPLLEAAAAAALAVCLDERAEPGGEWAEPVHAWLDNRIRKVARRARGAHWAAVQDLPGITVEIDGAEARALVPGLVTEAPKEVSRLQISGSELPPDEPGPPPAGVPLLLLNPHAPMTVGKAAAQVGHATMILAALLDDAKLAAWAERGYRTAVRTASVARWKELHPGDDPEGAWRRDRVIAVRDAGFTEVDPGTITVLAQWEPEQAAS; translated from the coding sequence GTGAGCAGCGTTCTCGACCCCCTGGGCGCCCGCTACGCCTACTGGCTGGGGCTTCCGGCCGAAGACACGTCGGACACCTCCGACGAGCTCCCGGAGGAAGTCCGGGCGATGCCGGTGATCCTGCGCATCGAGCGGGCCGAGCCGCCCGGCCGCACGCCGCTGCTGGAGGCCGCGGCGGCCGCCGCGCTGGCGGTCTGCCTCGACGAGCGCGCCGAGCCCGGCGGCGAATGGGCCGAGCCGGTGCACGCCTGGCTCGACAACCGGATCCGCAAGGTCGCGCGGCGGGCGCGGGGCGCGCACTGGGCGGCCGTCCAGGACCTGCCGGGCATCACGGTCGAGATCGACGGCGCCGAAGCGCGGGCCCTGGTGCCGGGCCTGGTCACCGAGGCTCCCAAGGAGGTCTCCCGGCTGCAGATCTCGGGCAGCGAGCTGCCGCCGGACGAGCCGGGGCCGCCGCCCGCCGGCGTCCCGCTGCTCCTGCTCAACCCGCACGCGCCGATGACCGTCGGCAAGGCCGCCGCGCAGGTCGGGCACGCCACGATGATCCTCGCCGCCCTGCTGGACGACGCGAAGCTCGCGGCCTGGGCCGAGCGGGGCTACCGGACCGCCGTGCGCACGGCGAGCGTCGCGCGGTGGAAGGAACTGCACCCGGGCGACGACCCGGAGGGCGCGTGGCGGCGCGACCGCGTCATCGCCGTCCGGGACGCCGGGTTCACCGAGGTCGACCCGGGCACCATCACGGTTCTTGCCCAGTGGGAGCCGGAACAAGCGGCTTCCTGA
- a CDS encoding OsmC family protein, giving the protein MGLEVQRDGQHAFVGRNDRGAEVRLGRTGAEGAFSPAELLQIAAAGCSAVTAEELITRRVGEDAKFRVTVSADRREGASELDAVHVGFDVDVSTLAADQREALAGAVDRAIERLCTVSRTLKKGIPVTEEFPA; this is encoded by the coding sequence ATGGGACTGGAAGTACAGCGCGACGGGCAGCACGCCTTCGTCGGACGCAACGACCGCGGTGCGGAGGTCCGGCTGGGCCGGACGGGCGCGGAAGGGGCGTTCTCGCCCGCGGAGCTGCTGCAGATCGCGGCGGCGGGCTGCAGCGCGGTGACCGCCGAAGAGCTGATCACGCGGCGAGTCGGTGAAGACGCGAAGTTCCGCGTCACCGTCAGCGCCGACCGGCGTGAGGGTGCCTCGGAGCTGGACGCCGTGCACGTCGGCTTCGATGTCGACGTGTCGACTTTGGCGGCGGATCAGCGGGAAGCCCTGGCCGGTGCCGTGGATCGCGCGATCGAACGGCTCTGCACGGTGAGCCGGACGCTCAAGAAGGGGATTCCGGTGACGGAGGAGTTCCCGGCTTAG
- a CDS encoding ATP-dependent DNA helicase has product MPARTDFPGVLELLTHAVESVGGAERPGQVQMADAVGRAIRTGEHLAVQAGTGTGKSLAYLVPAIRHAVEKEATVVVSTATIALQRQLVDRDLPRLAKALKKPLGREPTFAILKGRRNYMCLHRLDSGAPDEPEDAQLFDPFAVSRLGKEVTRLREWASDTETGDRDELVPGVTDQAWRQVSVTAKECLGASRCPIGTDCFAEKARAEAGRADVIVTNHALLAIDALQGYQVLPDHDVVIIDEAHDLVDRVTSVATGELTSAMCASAARRCGKLIDADVADGLLEAGDGLALIVDDLPAGRMDELPQPLKGAIPAIRDAAHRCITALGSDRKEDVEGATARKLARSLLDEVHDTAVRLLEAFDDDQAHQRDVVWLSGDKYSSNPRPPALKVAPLGVAGLLRERVFNLHTTVLTSATLTLGGTFDTMARQWGLPPAAARVEKAPGAATDKEAPSDTDSGPKWTGLDVGSPFDHKRNGILYLAKHLPPPGRDGLASSTMDELAELVEAAGGRTLGLFSSMRAAKQAAEEMRERLDFPILCQGEDATSLLVQKFSEDVRTCLFGTLSLWQGVDVPGPSLQLVVVDRIPFPRPDDPVSSARQRAVEARGGNGFLTVAATHAALLLAQGTGRLHRSVTDRGVVAVLDSRLANARYGGFLRASLPPFWPTMDPKVARDALRRLDAAAPA; this is encoded by the coding sequence GTGCCCGCCCGAACTGACTTCCCCGGCGTCCTCGAACTCCTCACCCACGCGGTGGAGTCCGTCGGGGGTGCCGAACGCCCAGGGCAGGTGCAGATGGCCGACGCCGTCGGCCGCGCCATCCGCACCGGCGAGCACCTGGCCGTGCAGGCCGGCACCGGCACCGGCAAGTCCTTGGCCTACCTCGTCCCCGCGATCCGCCACGCCGTCGAGAAGGAAGCCACCGTCGTGGTCTCCACGGCGACGATCGCGCTGCAGCGCCAGCTCGTCGACCGCGACCTCCCGCGCCTGGCGAAAGCGCTGAAGAAGCCGCTCGGCCGCGAACCGACCTTCGCGATCCTCAAGGGCCGCCGCAACTACATGTGCCTGCACCGCCTGGACTCCGGCGCACCGGACGAGCCGGAGGACGCCCAGCTCTTCGACCCGTTCGCGGTGTCGCGGCTGGGCAAGGAGGTCACGAGGCTGCGGGAGTGGGCGTCGGACACCGAAACCGGCGACCGCGACGAGCTCGTCCCCGGCGTCACCGACCAGGCGTGGCGCCAGGTGTCGGTGACCGCGAAGGAATGTCTCGGCGCTTCGCGCTGCCCGATCGGCACGGACTGCTTCGCCGAGAAGGCTCGCGCCGAGGCCGGCCGCGCCGACGTCATCGTCACCAACCACGCGCTGCTGGCGATCGACGCCCTGCAGGGCTACCAGGTCCTGCCGGACCACGACGTCGTGATCATCGACGAGGCGCACGACCTCGTCGACCGCGTCACCTCGGTCGCCACCGGCGAGCTGACCAGCGCGATGTGCGCGTCGGCGGCGCGCCGCTGCGGCAAGCTGATCGACGCCGACGTCGCCGACGGCCTGCTGGAGGCGGGTGACGGGCTGGCGCTGATCGTCGACGACCTGCCCGCGGGCCGGATGGACGAGCTGCCCCAGCCGTTGAAGGGCGCCATCCCGGCGATCCGCGACGCCGCGCACCGGTGCATCACGGCGCTGGGCTCGGATCGCAAGGAGGACGTCGAAGGGGCCACCGCGCGCAAGCTGGCGCGCTCGCTGCTCGACGAGGTGCACGACACCGCGGTCCGGCTGCTGGAGGCGTTCGACGACGACCAGGCGCACCAGCGCGACGTCGTGTGGCTCTCCGGCGACAAGTACTCGTCGAACCCGCGGCCGCCGGCGCTGAAGGTCGCCCCGCTGGGCGTCGCCGGGCTGCTGCGCGAGCGCGTCTTCAACCTGCACACGACGGTCCTCACCTCGGCGACGCTGACCCTGGGCGGCACGTTCGACACCATGGCGCGCCAGTGGGGGCTCCCGCCGGCCGCGGCACGCGTCGAGAAGGCACCGGGCGCCGCGACGGACAAGGAAGCGCCGTCCGACACCGATTCCGGGCCGAAGTGGACCGGCCTGGACGTCGGCTCGCCGTTCGACCACAAGCGCAACGGCATCCTCTACCTGGCCAAGCACCTGCCGCCGCCGGGCCGCGACGGCCTCGCATCGTCCACAATGGACGAACTGGCCGAGCTGGTCGAGGCCGCGGGCGGGCGCACGCTGGGGCTGTTCTCCTCGATGCGGGCGGCCAAGCAGGCGGCCGAGGAGATGCGCGAGCGGCTCGACTTCCCGATCCTCTGCCAGGGCGAGGACGCGACATCGCTGCTGGTCCAGAAGTTCTCCGAGGACGTCCGCACGTGCCTGTTCGGCACGCTCAGCCTGTGGCAGGGCGTGGACGTGCCCGGGCCGTCGCTGCAGCTCGTGGTGGTCGACCGGATCCCGTTCCCGCGCCCGGACGACCCGGTGTCCTCGGCCCGGCAACGCGCGGTGGAAGCCCGCGGCGGCAACGGGTTCCTCACGGTGGCGGCCACACACGCGGCGCTGCTGCTGGCGCAGGGCACCGGGCGGCTGCACCGGTCGGTCACCGACCGCGGCGTGGTCGCGGTGCTGGATTCGCGGCTGGCGAACGCCCGCTACGGCGGATTCCTCCGTGCCTCGCTGCCGCCGTTCTGGCCCACGATGGACCCGAAGGTGGCGCGGGACGCGTTGCGCCGACTGGACGCAGCCGCGCCCGCGTGA